TGGTTTGATTAAGGAAGCAAATCTTCCtacaaatgaaaagaaaggaTTCGTGTTACCCTGGATTTGTGAAGGTTGTGAAGAACCATTAGCTCTTCCATCTGATCTAAGGTGCGGCCTGTTAACTCTTGGCAATGCCGCTGAACTTGAATGACTAGAAGGCAATGCACTGGAAACTATTGGTCTTATCTCACTTGTAGGAAGCTGATATGACAAAGATGTAGAATTTGCTGTAGTACTATGGCCTAAAGGTGTAGTAGACTGGAAGCTCCCTGAAGATATTGACATGTGACTTGATTTATCTGGCTGAGACACTCGAACAGGATGTGATGCACTGTGACTCTCAACAGCTGCACCAGAGTTTGCCTGCAGACGAGATGAGTGTGGTGTAGATGGTAGAGAAAAAGCTTCTGCCTTTTCCATCTGAAAACAGAGGAGAGTAAAACAATCGCCAGAATAAAGCAGAAGTTACAGATGAATTAGAAGTAACACCAGCAAACACCAATATCGcattataattaaatgcaaagaacaaaatgaaattctatgtataaataaatgcaGATGAATTATGCAAGAGTAAAgctggtgtgtgtgtgtgtgtgcggagGGGGGGGAGGGTGACCAACCAATTAGAAGCATACAAAAGATCGAATGAATTGACCAACAAGCGCAATTAGCGTATTATGATACAAATGTCAAACCTAGAAAAATCCATCAAAGATTCCACACCTAGTGTCAAAGCGTGCAAGTTAATTACGGAAAATATTGTGTGAGAGCTAGTTTTTAacagaatattaaatattaaatgattctcCTTTATGAGTACTTAAGTTTTGAGATACGGTGTTCATTTGAAGTGGTATCAGAACGAGGCTAAACAACAGGTGACAACTTAGCCTTTAGATGAAGTGTGCGCATTCAACAATGTGCATAGCATAAAGAGATTTGCTACATACTTCagcataaaatttgttttgtctGCTtaacttcatttttattatttccaGTTTCTACTATTTAAAACACCGGACACGTATTCGCTTTACCCATTCTCAATGAAAATACGACATATTTTATTGTCTTACCTATAACCATCCATCTCAAGCGTAAACATCTATCTAGTGAAAATAGGATCCACATcattaatatttgacataatactccattaatttcaagaaatccaCTAGCTAAAAGACCAATAATTTCTACTTCTAGGCctcaacataaataaaacaaaaatatctaaatcCAACATAACTTAACTGATGagacataaataaaataacggAACCCATTAACTATTATCCTTAcactaaaatatcattttcaatctcacaaattcaacattttgactcaatttcatttacaagataatcaatgcaaaaatggaaaagcgcttgaaatgacaaaatgaaaatgaaattgaagaCAAACAAGGCTTCTTAAATGCTGGCTTTTGACATTTTGTGTTGTCTTCATGatattgttttgatttttcggTCAGATATCCATGTGAATCACTCAGATTCAGATTCAGATAACCAGAGGTAAAATAGAGTTTGACAGTTTCCCTCTTTGAGAAACATGGAAAACCTATCCATACATATTTGACCTGCAGCCTTCGTTTATGAAGCAATCAGGCCCTTCTTGAACTTTTATTAACCATGTTCAACacatttctcaaattaataatctttGGTCAAATCTCACTTTACAATTGCTATTTAATTTGGCATACTCTAGCTCACTTTCTCATATCATATGTGAGATATAGCATCCAATTTAGCCCTATCTAAGAGAAGATCAGAACATTTAATCTAGTGAAAAATCTAATACACAACATCTAACTCGATTACAcgatttaaaattcaaatcctTGCATTCAAAACGGTATCTTATCTTGGAGCCAACAGATCAGGTTAGGTCCATTCTTTACAAAACCATCACGCACTTATATTGTTTTTCACATACTACTGTTCCGATGTAACTTGAAGCCAACTAAATCTACTAAGCTTATTTGATCACATCTAGAATAGTTATCATCAATTTCTAGAGATATATATTTcatcttgaaaattttctcaaagaaaTTAACCAACAACTCTAAATTCAAAATGGAAGCTTCTCCTTTCTacacattttgatattaaatagAACTTCAATTATAAAACAGGGAGGTTAAATGAGCATGAATCAGCCTAAACttgaaggaagaaagaaagtgACAAGTGATAACCATCAAACCGCATGCCTAGCAAAATTGATAGAATTACATGATGCATTTTTTAAGCTGAACAGAACACATTTGATAACCTAGCACAGAGTGGGGAGGcaagaaatttacttttattactGTAGCGGGAAGAGGGACAAACCATAATAATTTGTCTAGAAACCATATGGTTCCATTCATGATTCAGATTTTTTATGCATCACATTTTCTTGAATAGGGGCCAAATACTTTTACTACATTGGTATGAGAATAGTTATCTCAGACTTTTCATTAAGAATGCAATGCCAATACTGAACTAcagaacaataaataatttcttgacATCGGCAcattaaataacaaattaaatcgGACGTTGCAAGACTATCAccataaaattacagaatgtAATCAAGCATGTATCATCAGAGATAAATGAAGAATGCTCATGAATTGCATATTCCCTCCAACCAACAGCTCATACAGAACTCCACATCCACGTTCCATAATGCATCCTCGTGACtgaaaatcatataaaaatattctaaactCTATTTTCATCAGTCATAACAGAGAGTTGATTCCCAGATTACAACTAAAAGCAAGAATTAAAGAAGCAACCAAATCTCTAAACTGAATAGGCAAACCTTTCTTTTGGAAACCAACAACTTCTCAGCGATAGACATTTTGGGCGGCCGAAACCCTAGCCTCTGctctttcaatttattaagGCCCAAATCCTCAATTACACCCCCAAAAGCATCCCTGGGGAAGACGTCCTTGGGTGCAAAACCCTCGCAAACCTTAGCCAACCTGTTCCGCGCCTCTGCCATCAATTCCTTCTCAGCATCAGTGGGGCCCTTTCCTCCCCTCATTTTCCCCATCGCAGCCAAAACCAAGACCATCTCCGCCACCTTCTTCACATCCCCAACCAAACTCCGCTTCCCTCCCCTAAATCTCTTATGCGGCGAGGCCTCCCTCACCACATCCCCATCCTCCTCCGCCGGCCTCTTCTCACCGACAACCTCCGATCTCGCCTCGAACGACTCAACCGCTGATTCCatccaacaaaaacaaaagaaaaggaacaaCTACCTGGAAAGCCGCATGGACGGCACCGTATCGAGACAGGAAACCGCACAGACCTGCAGAGCGGAGAGAAGCGCGAAGCAGCCATGAGAGAGAGGGATAAGgggagaaagaaaacaaacccTAAGGGGGGCGGGAGAGAGGGGAGAATAGAGAGGGGGGGAAATGAAATTAGGAAtcgttaaaaagaaaaaaacttaaaaataaaaaccttttTGGCGGGTAATTGTATTGAGCTTTGAGTTGGAGAGTGAGTAAATCgtatgtgagagagagagagagagtgagtgaGTGAGGGTAGGGGGTGGTGAGCCAAAAACTTGAGCAGGGCAGCAaaggggggagagagagagaatgagagacagactctattatatatatgatcatttgTTGCGAATAcactattttcatttttcttctcttttggtATAGTGTGTGCGGTAGCTGTCACGAGGGTTGCACGCTCCTCCACCCTGCTACTCTTGTTCTTTCACACATTTGCCCTCCATCTCTTCAATTCATTTACACTTTCATTctctaaatttttgtataattacatggaatttttttgtaatttgaaaaattatatttaatactctTAAGTTTGCTTcagtctaataaataaattccttcgttagttaaaattcactgaatttattgatatcaacaaaaagtttgaaaaaaatctattGTTAACCCCaatttgacttattactgatttattgcaggtcaaacaatatttttcgaactaaactaccattataacagtgaagatacacctcctcacatgtattaacaCGTGAAGACATATTATGGTGCTTTGggcataaaaaagaattatttgacctgAAATAAGTTAACCGAGgattaaaatagattttttttttaaaatctttgttaatatcagcaaattcggtgaattttgactaacagattaatatttattaaataaaacaaacattagGGATGCTAGATTcagttttcaatttaatatatttactcCCCCCATATCTGTCTCATGTctacataaaatattcataatttttgtataattatataaactattCCCGATaatgtgtatttttaaaaaaataaatataatttatgtaaatagatcataaattaataagctAGATGAAATTAAGTATCAGCCGGAGATGAACTAAAATCATGCACAAATTAAGTTCGTAAACACTTATATTATTGTCACAAACTTTGaaatatagttttaaaaaacatatttacatatttcgaaatttatttgaatgaaaaaagaaatctaaCAGGtccaatttgaatttcaaatttagagATGGGATCCCATTGCAACCCCTGAGGAGGAGGGGAAGGGCACTAGCCCCAAAATGATATTGGTGTGACGACATGCAATTGACTAATGACCGTTTCAAAATTGCttttacaaaaaacaaattgaagaGCGTATTAGTATTTGATTTATCATTTTACAtcgtttttaataaataatttaaattaaatagatagGAGTAATgatttaatgtaattgatTATATGCAAAGGGAAACGTATGTAAGTAATTTGGATGTCCTCAAACTGAAAATCGTGTTTCTGGTAACAGAGCATGTCCAGTTGAGTAGTGCAGTAATGCAAACACAAGACAAGAAGAGAAGTTGGGTGAAGCGAGGAGAAGAGAGCGAACGTATGTGGATCTTACAGATCAATGATTGCTTTCCTTGTATACATCAGAACCCGCACCTTACATACAAatgcttttattttacaaatacaAGTAGATACAACACGTATACGCTTGCAAGATCAACTACTGCGCATGCTAGAGATGTAGTAACAGCGCATCCATTTTGAATACGTTACGTGCAGGACAAAGGGATAGGATCACAACTCATAACCAACTCCCCACAGGTGATGCTGTAGACATCTCGAATTCGTAGTGGGGAAGGCACTCTCATGGACAGAACACCTTTTTCTCTTGCAAAAGATACCCATTTTTGGTTATGCTGCAGCAACTAAATGAGACAGGACTATCAGATGGATGTCACGTCACTGCATATCACAATCCAGGAGTCTGTGCAGAGGATTCGGGCATCTTGAAGCTTGTAACCATGGAAAACGGGTAACTGAAATCCTTCACtgagttttaaatttatatatggcAAGATCACAGTCTTCAGCACCGTGGATGCTAATGTCTGCAAACATAGCCGGTTCTTAATCGACATAAGAAGAGAACAATATTTGCATGTACTGACACATAAAATGGATTTTTGTACATCTGTGagtgaaagaagaaaatttaaaagaaaatatggcATTGGAAGTgggaaaaatgaaggaaaaaccCACCAACTTTCTTCAGTGATCCCTATTCCCTAACTCTGGGTCAGGGTGTTCTCTATTGATCAGGTGTGAATCTATTATCATCTTAAGAGTATCCATCTGTATTATCCTAGCTGGCACCTTAACAACTGTCTCTTTTAAGGATATAACTGGGCCTATTTATATTACTGAACGATGATACTTCTTATAGCTAAAGTTCATAGACATGCTTTGATGCTTTCTAGTTCATAGAAACACGGACTAATACATACTTGAGCAACcccaaaaaatttgaaagatttGAACAGATACCTGGATCAGACGCATGTGCAAGTCACCAACTTTGCTCCAATTAAGAGACAAAGTGAAGTCATTTAACTTTACACTACCAGTGAGAGCATTCCTTGAAATTTCAGCCGACGTGGAAGTACCAATCCCCTGAAGCAAGCACACTTGTTTATATCATCCTCTCACTATACAGATACGAAAACAAAGCAAGGgaactcaaaataaaagatgccCATATCACTTGCAGCAAACCGGTTTGTTATGTAATGGATATAGAACAATTGCTagaagaatttaaaaagtttcaaCTGATAAAACAGGCAAGCTGTTGACTTGTtgataaaagtatatttatgCTTATCATCTGACAGAAGTCAATTTTTGCATCAAAAAGGGCTTCTTAGTTTACATCTAGACAAGTTTAGCAAATGCCAAAAAAggtgatttttcatttcttcaacatttattctttaagaaaatttgtaaAGGATCCACTTAAATAAAACAAGTTGTAAGAGGTGCTATTCCAACAAGGATCAAGTTATAACAcaatttaaattcaacaacTGCACAGCGGAAAATGCAAAGGCACCTAACATTATTACTTATCCCAGTTTCAGAGTAAATTATCAGGATGAAGTAATGACTGCAGCCAGGTAGACTCCAAATGCTAAGTGCATATAAGAGATGCATTTGACTGATATCCTGATAATGTAAACACAGAGTAGCTTCACTAAGCTTACCATGGAAAAGGATAAAACTGGTATTACTTCCTCCACATCCAAAACATCAATGACCACATCTAAAAGAATTGTTGCCGTAATCTGCtgattttcaacttctatGGTTGGTGGTGAAGATACAGAAACATTCAAATTCATGTCATGATTTGGGTACATCTTATACAACTTCGGAATGATGAACCTCCATCCAGCTGTGTTCAAGAGGGACTGGTCTGGCAGTTTATCAACAATCCACTGCATCTTGCTTGCCTGATAGAAAAACCAAATGTTAGCTATAAGATGTGGCAATCCTGGTATGCAGTTTAAGTGAAGCAAATGCTAAACCGTCAAACAATTCCCTTGACCAGGCTGCCAAGATATCAGAAGTTGATACTGACTAACAGTATGGATCCCAGTGGATCCATATCCAGCAACTGAAGCAAGACTATTGTCCCATCTCTTACTACAGAAGTTAAGAACTTACATTAAAGTAAACATATGATGCAGACTTGAGAACATCTTCATGCAACGAGATTTTGACCATCTTATCTGCTTCCTTGCAGGAAAGTGAATCTCGTATTGATCTGTGGTAGTGGCTGGAAAGCACAACTGCATCCTTGGAAGAGAACAACCCATTTACTTCAAGGTCAAGGGATGACTCAGTCAGCTCTGGGTCATCAACAAATGTAACATTTAATGCAGCGATATTAGTTACAGGTACTTCCTTGGGAAGAGATTGCAGCATAGAGTCAAGCCCTACAATTGATTCCTTTATTTTCTTCGAAACAGCATCCTCAACAGCAGAACTAATTTTGCTCTCAAAAGCATCCACCAATCtggaaaacataaaagaagcAATTGATTTTGGGCAAATTTGGTACCATAAGACACAAGTTAAAATAATGTCAAGATTTGCATAACCAGAAAGCAAGGGAAAAGGGAGAGTTTTATAGATAACCTCTATATTTGATGGACATAAAAAAAGCACATCTATAGTTCGTATAAACAGTAAAAAACACTACGTACGATACCCTTGGTAAAGCCATGATGCTCCACCATccaactttatatatatatcgttCACGTAACATCCACATTCCAAAAGAGACAGCTTTAGAGATCCTTGAAGAGTAGTCAAACTGAGGGTAAGGCCAACCTCCAATCCTTCAACCTtagaagaattaaaaattgttaattCCTGTTATTGCATAAATCAACTGGGAGATGATTActtcatttttacattttttttaaccacTGTAATGATTAAGGCTTCGGGTCGAGAGTGCATGGATTAGCTGGTGAACTCACTTGCAGAAAAAATGGTCATATGAAGCAAATAACTGAGCTAAGTCTCTAAGAGAGTCGTTACATGAACACTAAGAGGATCAAAGGCATGACCCAGACAGTTTCCCGTCCAATGATAATTTTCCCAGAGTCGCGTGAATATCAATTACTGCTTTACCAAAGTTTTTGTCAATAAAACAATGACCTTCCCCTAATCTCAGAACACCTTCTTGTAGCATAaaatatgccaaaattttGAGTGAAAAGAGAACGTAGATAAATAGATTATGATTAGTAATATAGTATATTTGCAAAGTTGcagaaaattttcttaatcttTTGAACATGTAGGCCATCCATTGACCTATATTGGCAACTTCAAAGTCTTGCATAAGTGTTGGGAAGTGAACCAAAGTTCACAAATTTCACGGCTACGACATAAGATTTTCCTTAGGGATCCTCATCCCTTTCAGTGACCTCAGCCTTCAAATCGtaatgttataaaaaatacggGCAATTCTAGTTCACTGATAAGTGATCTCATGACTAGGACTAGCTAGCGATCACATGTAGGGATATGGCAGTTTTAGTGTATTCCTTCTCTTCGTCTTCGACCATGCCGTGTTATATTAGATTCTAACAATCGTATGTCTTTCCAGACTAACAGTCTGCTGAAATCGAACATTTCGTGATTTTGATTCATGTGCGGATTACTAGCCTCTCCAAGTCAATATACAGACTATATTGAAATCTGACCCACTTATCTTCTCCATATGCATGGTGAAATTGCTGCTTATTACCATTAGAAAATGGAATAGCCAGCCTATCCAGCTGCCGTACAATTCTTGCTACCAGTGCACAACACGAAAGACTAAAAGCCACAATCATCTACACATGTAACAAAATCCATAATAAGTTAACAACATACCTCAACAGTGGCACTTCCCTTATCAGAGACCGTGATTGGAAGTAACCAAGTACTGTACGAATACTCCCAATTCATACTTAAATTCGCAGTGGCACCAGATACATCTATAACTATCCCGCTATCTCCAGTTTTTAGAGTAGATAAAGTTACATGAACTCTTTCAATAGTAATATTGGAAAGAACCATTTGAACTCTACCCACAAACGGGATTTTCACATACTTCTCAATCTTGGGCAGCTCAAGCGGAACTAATGAAGACTCCGCCTTTTCTATCAACAAATCCTTGAGAAATTGAAGACCCTTGTTTGATACTTCCGCTGCCATATACCCTACTTCATGAGAATGAacacaagaagaagaaaaggcaACTAAAAAGAGCAACAGAAAAGGGAAGATTGAGCGCGCCATGAGATAATTGAGGATAAACCCAAATAAGAAATGGGCTTTTTGAATCAAAATCAGGGTTTATCACTAATCATTGTAATTGGAAAAACAAAGTACTTTATTCTTGGATTTGTCTTCCTCCAATAAGGGAGTTGAAAGCATAAGCAACATTGGAgtcttgaaatataaaaataaaggagaTAAATATACGCATTGACGTTGACAGCATGAGGATTCTGAAACACTTGCCGTTCTGAAGATGATACACGTGATCATCGCAGTTCGGTATTACGCAAAGGAAATCAAACAGGTAAAAATTATACCGAAAAATGATAcaattaacaagaaaaagaaaagaaaatctcgTGACCCGTTTTGGCTTTTGGGCTCGGTTAGGCCCAATTCATGAATTACTCACAACAGTTATTGGGCGACATTGCAAGAAACTCCTTAAGGACAGgcttattataaaaaatatccctCTTAAGTTTAAAATGTTTAGAAAACATAAATTCTAATTCGAatcgaatttaatttgattgaaattaattgtatgaaaaatttaatggattgatatataattttaaaaaaatgattaagtgcatattaagtataatatatttactatgtGATTAGTTTAGTTCGACAAAACTTAAATCATGTAAAAATTTTCCTTACAAAAAACCTTCAatctaaaattcaaaatatttgtaagaaAGAATCACCATATATGCCAAAATTCTTCctccaattaaattagttaaatcaaataaattatacaataaattaataatatacttattatataattaattatattttttaatttttatataacaaatacaatACCCTTCACATGTAATTGATCTGCTCTATTAAAATTTCCACCATACATTTGATATACGTGTAAAAAGACTAtaatttagtcttgtaatGGCATGTCTTGTTAGTGATCGTCGCCGTGGAAAGATGGATGTCCAGATCACAGGTGCTGTAGGCGACGACGTGAATATTGAAAACTATGCGGACTTTCCCGGAGACTCTTACGAAATTCTGGAAATGCAACGTGCCGGAGATGGCATTGGAATAGAAATCAGAGTCGTCGAGAAGACGATCCGCCATTAACGCAAGCGAGATGTTCAGAATGCGGGTGTCGCGCGCGCCGATCTCTCCCGCGGGGATGGGGGCCTCTCCGGCGTCGTTGCCTCGGTACCTGAGGACAGCGGTTGTGTTTGCGTACTTGAGACCGACCCAGTTAGGGTTCTCGACGGTGACTTGGGCGTCGAGGGTGAAATTCAGGTAGACGCGGCGTTTGAGTATATCGACGGAGGAATCAAAGTGGGCGAGGGAGAAGGAGTTAACGGCGGTGACGAGATGCTTGGGTTTGAAAACAGTGAGGCCCAGAATCAGGAATAGCAAGCCCGATCCCACTACGGCAGTGACCACCCAAAGATAGGCGTATTTCCTCCTTCGCCGCGCTGGGCGGCGATCTGGAGAGCCAGTGCCCATTAGTAATTGCTCATTGTTTTCTAATACTATAAATCTATTTCTGCACATGGGAGTGTCTTGATTTCGTCGCTATATACTATTGGTGATATTGATACCTTAAAACTGACTGATGATTTGTAGGCTCTAACGCGAGTTTCGCCCATGTTTAATTATACTGCCTTTACGGACTAAcagattaataataaaacaaacaacGAATCACCAAAAACCTGTAAATTACGAAAGCTTGAGATGAGATCGGTGAAACAGTATCCTCTCGAGCTACCTCCCCTGCTAAATCCTTAGATGCGTGCTACTCATATATTTACTCTGAAATCAGAATAAAACATACGTAAGGCAGGAACCGGCCGGCATTCAAGGAGGAATACCAGGAGTGCGCGTAGCTCAGTCGCATGTTGACTCTGGAACATTTGAGGCGAAATGCACGAGGTCTAGAAACCCGCCGCTCACATCGTCCTCGTCAGTTTGCGCGATTATCAAGATTAACGCCATCCTGAAGTGCATGCCTGACGAAGCCAGTCTCTGGGCGGCGAGTGGCCGggaatttgaaataatgaaatgaatCTAAATTACAAAGCAAAATAAGcaattattatttggtttcCTGTAAGAGATTCAAAACTCTTTTTTCTATAtgatcctttttttttttttttttgacttggatgaatttttttaattgaaataaaagtgatgatttagttttctttgaataaattaattataaatatttatatgtaatatttttcgataattataacaatcatttactaattatcaatatcttattaattatatctattcaACTACgtactattattataaaaataaaataatatgctGCACActgataaaattcaaatacataaCTTTATACTGATGAGCCCTTAACTTTACAAATCGAAATAAGGCTCATTGGTCTTTTTTCTATATGATATTAGCAGCAATAAATCTGAAATCTCTTAACTAGAGTTTCACAAACATGTTGgcaattcaatttttctatcgagcaaaattgtaattatctttttggGCAATTTCGATTTTCTGTTCCGCaattgtgtaatatttttgggtACGCTTGATAACctatactattatttaatattttgatatatttaaatacacaTCTACAAAGATAATGACAATTTGGTTTccttttctattctttttcttcccttcatctattatttattttctttttccccttatattttttcctttcagtCACATTGTTTCATCTTATTTCTATTCAATCTTTTATTCATCGtcaaacatattaaataaaaagtattataattttgatgtattaaaatttttaagctGATATCTCAAGTGTGCCAACAACAATAGCACAGATTGTAAGGTGAAGATTGCACATTACCACTAGtgtttcttccttcttctatataatttattgggAGATGGATGTAGTTGGGGTAATCAAAGGTAACAAACTGGAAGTTTTCGCACAGCTGCGTGAAGTATGATCAATACTATAATTTGGTTTGCATACAAGTATTCACTGCCGATTAACACACTATCATCACAACAGACAAATAGAAATATAGATGAAGCGCGCAATAGGATAGGTAGCGCCCAAGCACCATGTTTTACAACACCCCATATATCATTCCTATGGTTCATCTATGGAGCTCAAGCCACAATCATCCTCCTTTCACCACACTAGAGCATTTACAACATCAAACTGTTGTTTCTTCATTCCTATAAGAAGTAATCTGGAGGCGGCTTCTTAGCAGGCGCTCCTCTTGATTCCTACATTTCACCATAAACACAAATCACGCATTGTAAGAGGCTAATATGGGCTTTCTTGAACAGACTGACAAAGCAATCATGTTGACTGAAACAATCACTAGCGTTTAATGAAATCCTACTACTAACAAGAATATAGATCCTACACTATGCACCAAAATCATGAGGGAACGCAGCACGGGCACAACAAACAATTCTGAAGCTGGCGGTCTGGGTTAATGTCAAGCATTTGACCCAAAACCCAAGATTTATGGTTGGCATTTCTAATCTTCCAGAGAGCAAAATGTGAGCCGAAGGGGAGAAAAAAGTCATAATACCTGTGGTGCTGCTTCAAAAACACGAAATTCACTTTCAAGGTTTTCATTCAGCTCAAGAATTGCTGCTACATTTCCACATCTGTAGCATGACTAAAATTCATGACATATTCAAGGTAGAACAATGAAACAACTAAAACAAATTGCAGTTGTTACCTGTAACAGTAATTTGGTGCAGACCAGACTGTAACTATCTGATTATTAAACATCCATTTATAACCTTCCATTACCAACTGATGGGCACGACATATGAAGTCAATATTGTTCGAGTGATTAAATGAAGTGACAACACTACCACCAAATAAGAAACCTGCGCCACGTGGGCTCAAACCCCAACCATCAACAATGTCTTCTGGATCAGACCATAGGAGATCACACATAGCACCATCATGAGGCACTTCTTGCTTCCGGTCAATTGTCCGAATCTGAAAAGATGGATGATGTCAATCCCAATCATCAatgcaaaataaagaaaaatacttcTAAGTTCCGGATATTTGTAAGACCTGGTCTAATGTAGAAATCGCTGGAGATAAACCACCATgaacacaaaatattttgttctcGATGAGTGCCGATAGGCTGCAAGAGATTGCAAATAGGACATGACTTATCAGAGCAGTCTTTCACAAAACAAGCCACACCAAGACAAGGAAATCGTAATGTGGTAACCCAGGCATGCAAGCAGAGGTTAAccatataaaaaatctaaactAGTATCCAAAATATGAGGCAACTAACAAGTTGgcctttgttttctttttattggtgATACTTGTTTACTGCACACGGTATatgaaattcaacaaaaccaaATGCAGGCTTTCTTTCTTACAAAAGCTGATGAAAAGAAAGTCGCAACCTTATGTAATCAAATATATCGGTACAATAT
This genomic window from Sesamum indicum cultivar Zhongzhi No. 13 linkage group LG12, S_indicum_v1.0, whole genome shotgun sequence contains:
- the LOC105174915 gene encoding putative BPI/LBP family protein At1g04970; translated protein: MARSIFPFLLLFLVAFSSSCVHSHEVGYMAAEVSNKGLQFLKDLLIEKAESSLVPLELPKIEKYVKIPFVGRVQMVLSNITIERVHVTLSTLKTGDSGIVIDVSGATANLSMNWEYSYSTWLLPITVSDKGSATVEVEGLEVGLTLSLTTLQGSLKLSLLECGCYVNDIYIKLDGGASWLYQGLVDAFESKISSAVEDAVSKKIKESIVGLDSMLQSLPKEVPVTNIAALNVTFVDDPELTESSLDLEVNGLFSSKDAVVLSSHYHRSIRDSLSCKEADKMVKISLHEDVLKSASYVYFNASKMQWIVDKLPDQSLLNTAGWRFIIPKLYKMYPNHDMNLNVSVSSPPTIEVENQQITATILLDVVIDVLDVEEVIPVLSFSMGIGTSTSAEISRNALTGSVKLNDFTLSLNWSKVGDLHMRLIQTLASTVLKTVILPYINLKLSEGFQLPVFHGYKLQDARILCTDSWIVICSDVTSI
- the LOC105175154 gene encoding uncharacterized protein LOC105175154 codes for the protein MGTGSPDRRPARRRRKYAYLWVVTAVVGSGLLFLILGLTVFKPKHLVTAVNSFSLAHFDSSVDILKRRVYLNFTLDAQVTVENPNWVGLKYANTTAVLRYRGNDAGEAPIPAGEIGARDTRILNISLALMADRLLDDSDFYSNAISGTLHFQNFVRVSGKVRIVFNIHVVAYSTCDLDIHLSTATITNKTCHYKTKL
- the LOC105174916 gene encoding serine/threonine-protein phosphatase PP-X isozyme 2, with the translated sequence MSDLDRQIEQLKRCEPLKESEVKALCLKAMEILVEESNVQRVDAPVTICGDIHGQFYDMKELFKVGGDCPKTNYLFLGDFVDRGFYSVETFLLLLALKVRYPDRITLIRGNHESRQITQVYGFYDECLRKYGSVNVWRYCTDIFDYISLSALIENKIFCVHGGLSPAISTLDQIRTIDRKQEVPHDGAMCDLLWSDPEDIVDGWGLSPRGAGFLFGGSVVTSFNHSNNIDFICRAHQLVMEGYKWMFNNQIVTVWSAPNYCYRCGNVAAILELNENLESEFRVFEAAPQESRGAPAKKPPPDYFL